The sequence CCATGGCTGGACCTCTGCCAGGGCTGATGAGCCAGGCCCTGGGCCCCTGGCTGAACGCTCCGAAGGAGCAGCTGGCCACGATCGTGAACCCGTTTGCCAATGGCAACCGCCAGGTGTTGGTGCTCGGCACCGACCGGGTGGCCGACAACACCGATGTGATGTTCATCCTGCAGGTGAAGGATGGCAGCACCCAGCTGACCCAGGTGCCTCGCGACACCTTCGTGGAATCCGAGGACCTGGGGGTGATCAAGGCCAACGCCCTCTACGCCTTCGGTGGCATCGACACCACCAAGCGGGAGCTGGGGCGGCTGCTTGATCGCCCGGTGGAGCGCTACCTGCGGGTCAACCTGAGGGCCGTGGAACGCCTGGCCGAGGCGCTCGGTGGCATCGAGGTTGATGTGCCCAAGCGGATGTACTACATCGACAACGCCCAGGGCCTCTACATCGACCTCTATCCCGGACCCCAGCTGCTCAGGGGCGAGAGCCTGGAGGGCTTCCTGCGCTACCGGAACGATGAACTGGGCGACCTGGGCCGGATGCAGCGGCAGAAACTGGTGCTCTCCGAGGTGTTTCGCAAGCTGATTCAACCCAGTGGCTTTTCCCGGGTGCCGGAACTGGCGGAGATCGCCGGCGATGACATCCAGACCGACCTGTCGCTGATCGAGATGGGTCAGCTCGTGTCTGCCATGGCTGCCACCCCAAGCCTGACCTCAGCCCAGGTGCCGGGTCGCCTGTTCTGGCACAACGACCTGAGCTACTGGATGCCCGACAGCAATGTGAATTACCCGGCCCCAGTTGACGACTTGCCAAGCCACAGCCTGGACGACTTCCCCAGCCACACCCTCTCAGAGCGCAGCAGCGCCAGCGGGCAGGGCGCCTACGACAACCCTGCGTTTTAGGTTCCGCGGCCTGGGCCCAGCCGATTCCCCTCAGGGGGTGGGGCTCGGCATCAGGATCAGCGGGATGTCGGTGTTGCCCCAGCCTCCAGGCCCCAGCAGGGGGGGCGCCTGGAGTGCTGGCTTCGCCGCTGCACCGGCCGCAAAGGCAGCATCGCTCCAGGCCAGCACCAGGCCGCGCAGCGGACCACCGTTGCCGCCAGCCTCAGCCCGCAGATTGAAGTGATCGCCGCCGTCGGCCGCCACGAGCTGATGGCCGAACCGCAGCACCGGGGGAACCAGATCCAGTGCTTCCGGATCCGGGGGCACCACCCAGTCACGGCTGCCGGTCACCACCAGGGCCCTGGCCTGCATCCCTGCCCCGGCGCCGTAGTCGAAGAGCAGACTGGCGGGGGCACTCACCGCCATCACCGCGATCACCCGCGGATCCGCGAGACTCGCCTGATCGGCGGAGCTGAGAAAGCTGCACTGCAGCACCCAGCTGATGTTGCGCTCTGGATCGCCGAGGTCGTCGCAGCGCTCCAGCAGCAACCTGGAACTGGGTTGCGTGCCGGCCAGCTGCAGGGCCGTGGTGGCCCCCCAGGAATGGCCCAGCACCACCACCCTGGAGGCTTCCATGCCATCGATCACCGCCGAGACATCCAGGGGCCGCAGCCGCAGCTCTTCGGGCCCCGGAGGGGGCGTCTGACCCGAGAGCATCGCCTTCTGCTGCGTGGCGTCGCTGCCGGGGTGGTTCGGCAGGGCCACGCTGTAGCCATGGCTGGCGAGATGGGAGGCCCAGCCCTCGAAGGCCTCCGGACTGTCCCAGAGGCCATGGGAGATCACCACCACGCGGCCATTGGCCCCCGAGCTGGGCTCCACGAGCACCACCTCCAGCGGTGTGTCGCGGTGGGGTGCGGCCATGGTGCGCACCCTGCGCCGCACCGGTCGGGATCCAGGGGCGCTGCGTGCCGGCGCCACGCTGGCCGCTGGAACGCTCTCCACCAGGGCCCGGGCCTGGCTCTGCTGCCGGGTCAGCCGCTGCAGACTGGCCACGGCGCCCGGGAGATCCACGGTGACCGACTCGCCGGGGATGGCCCGCAGCAGCGTGTAGAGGGTGATCTGGCCGTCGGTGCTGGCCCGGTTCAGCACCTCGGTGAGCTCCTGCCCGGAGGCGTCGAGCGGCAGTCCATCCACCTGGCCGAGGGCTGAGGCTGCCAGCAACACCTGCTGAAGCAGGGGCGATCCGGCGGCCTGGCTCACCACGTCGCGGGTCTGCACCGGCAACGGCGTGTCGAAGATGGCCCGCATCTGCCGGTCCACGGCCCCATTGGTGGCACGGTTCAGTTCAGCCAGGTCGCTGGTGCCGGCCCAGAAACGTTCTGGATTCTCGAATTCGCTGAGCCGCACGGTGAAACCGAAGTCGATCAAAGGCAGCTGCAGCACCACCTCGTCGATGGCCCGGACGGGGGCTGCCCCGAGCAGCAGGGGGAGGGAGGCCAGGGCTGGCAGAAAACGGCGCAACATCGTGGAGTGGGGGGAGCCGTCAGACGATTCCTGAGGGTGGGCTGGATGGAGTCCTGATGCTGGTCAGGAGGCAGCATCCTGGCCGATCCTGTCCTGGGGAGCCGTTCCCGCAGCCCCTCAGCAGCAACCGAACAGGGTCGCTTCCACCTGCTGGAAACTCGCATAGGTGTCGTCGCGGCTGACGCCGCTGAGGGCGAGGGACACGGTCTCACGCAGGGGATGGCAGGTCACCGCGAGACTGATCGCCTGCTGGGCATGGTCCACGTGGTAGCTGGCACTGCAGCCATCGTCGGCGTAGAGGGTTTCCGGATCCCGGGTGAAGCCGAGCTCACGGGCCAGGCAGGCGATACCAGTGAGGGAGGCCACCAGATCGGCAGAGGAGCGGATCGCTGCGGTGTAGACCCAGGGGGCCGGTTGCAGCTCAGCCTGGGCATCGAGAATCAAGCTGTCGGCCAGTGATCTGACCAGAGCACGCATGGCTGATCGACTCGACTGGTGATCCTCTCCAGCCTAGGGGAAACCACTACCCGTGGGGAAGGCAGCCTGACCTTGCCACAGATCTGGTGGTGGCAGCGGGGCTGACTGAGCGGGGGCTGGCTCAGGCAGCCCCGGCACACGCCGCCCGGGCCTCGGCTGGATGCTGGGCCAGCACATGGCGCAGGTAGTGCCCCGTGTGACTGGTGGGGTGCTCCGCCACCTGCTCCGGGGTGCCGCATACCACGATGGAGCCACCGCGGTCGCCGCCTTCGGGACCGAGGTCAATCACCCAGTCGGCGCAGCGGATCACATCGAGGTTGTGCTCGATCACCAGGATCGAGTTGCCCTTGTCCACCAGCCGCTGCATCACCTCCATCAGCTTGTGCACGTCGTAGAAGCTGAGACCCGTGGTGGGCTCATCGATCAGATAGAGGGTCTTGCCGGTGGCCCGCCGCGAGAGCTCGGTGGCCAGCTTCACCCGCTGGGCCTCGCCCCCGGACAGGGTGGGGGCCGGCTGCCCCAGCTTCACGTAGCCCAGGCCCACATCCACCAGGGTGCGCAGGCGATCGGCCGCCTGGGGGATGGCGCTGAACACCTCGGCGGCCTGCTCCACCGTCATCTGCAGCACCTCGGCGATGGTGTGGCCCTTGTACGTCACCTGCAGGGTCTCGCGGTTGTAGCGGGCGCCCTTGCACACGTCGCACTGCACATAGACATCAGGCAGGAAATTCATCTCGATCACGTTCACCCCCTGGCCGCTGCAGGCCTCGCAGCGGCCACCCTTGACGTTGAAGCTGAACTGACCCACCTGATAGCCGCGGGCCTTGGCCTCCACCGTGGCGGCGAACACCTGGCGGATCGGATCGAAGGCACCCGTGTACGTGGCCGGGTTGGAGCGGGGCGTGCGGCCGATCGGGCTCTGGTCGATCACGATCACCTTGTCGATCGCCTTGATGCCCCGCAACTCGGCCAGGCCGGCGGGGAACGGCACCTTGAGGCCGAGCTTGTGCTCCAGGGCGGGGTGCAGCAGCTCGTTCACCAGGGTGCTCTTGCCGCTGCCACTCACGCCGGTGACGCACACCAGCCGGCCCAGGGGCACATCCACGCAAAAACCATCGAGGTTGTTGCGCTCGCAGCCCACCAGAGCGATGCGGCGGGAGCCCCCCTGGCGGCGCTCGGCGGGTGTGGGAATCGCACGGCGCCCACTGAGGTAGGCCCCGGTGAGGGAATCGGGGGCCTCCAGCAGGTCCTGGAGCTGGCCTTCCGCCACGATCCTGCCGCCGTGCACACCGGCGCCGGGGCCGATGTCCACGAGGTGGTCAGCGGCACGGATCGTGTCCTCGTCGTGCTCCACCACGATCAGGGTGTTGCCGAGGTCGCGCAGCTTCAGCAGGGTGGCCAGCAGGCGGTCGTTGTCCCGTTGGTGCAGGCCGATGCTGGGCTCATCCAGCACATAGAGCACCCCGGTGAGACCGGCACCGATCTGGGTGGCCAGACGGATCCGCTGGGCCTCGCCCCCGGAGAGGGTCATGGCCGGACGATCGAGGCTGAGGTAGTCGAGCCCCACATCGAGCAGGAACTTCAGCCGCATGCGGATCTCCCGCAGCACCAGATCGCCGATCTGGATCTGCCGCGGACTGAGCAGCGGCTCCGCCCCCTCGCTCTCACCAACGCCCATCAGCTGCTCGATGCGGCGCAGGCTCTCCCCCACGCTGCTGCTGGTGAGCTCATGGATCCGGAACGGCCCCACCCTCACCGCCAGGGCCTCGGGCTTCAGGCGCAGACCATGGCAACTGGCGCAGGGCACGAGTTCCAGGTACTTCTCCAGCTTCTGGCGCACCGCCTCACCGCTGGCGTCACGCAGCTGGCGCTCCAGGATCGGCAGGATCCCCTCGAACGGCCGCTCATAGGCCTGGGCCTTGCGGTAGCGGCTGTCCGCCTGGATGGCAATCGGCTCCTTTGAGCCGTGCAGCAGCACCGTCTGCTGCTCCTCGCTGAGCTGGTTCCAGGGGGTCTTGATCTCGAAGCCGAAGGCCTCCCCCACGGAGTAGAGCAGGGAGAAGTAATAGGCGTTGTCCTTCTCGGCCCAGGGGGCCACGGCGGCATACACCGGCAGAGAGGGATCGGGAATCACCCGCTGGGCCGTGAACGTGCGCAGATGGCCGATGCCGTGGCAGTCGGGGCAGGCGCCATAGGGGCTGTTGAAGGAGAACAGCCGCGGTGAGAGCTCCTCCATCACGGCGCCGTGCACCGGGCAGGCGAAGTTCTCCGAGTAGAGCCGTTCCCTCTCCACCCCATCCGGCAGCTCCTCCCCGGTCTTTGGCACCACCTCCACCAGGGCCAGACCATCGCCGCGCTTGAGGGCCGTGCGCAGGGAGTCGTTGAGCCGCTCCTCGATGCCCTCGCGGGCCACCAGGCGATCCACCACCACCTCGATGTGATGGGCGTGGTTCTTGTCGAGCTCGATGTTGTCGGCCAGCTCGCGCACTTCGCCGTTGATGCGCACCCGGGCAAAGCCCTCGGCCACCAGGCCCCCCAGCAACTTCACGTGGGTGCCCTTCTTGCCCCGCACCACCGGCGCCAGCAGCTGGTAGCGGGTGCCTTCAGGCAGGGCCAGGATCTGGTCGACCATCTCGTCGATCGACTGGGGCCGGATCGAGCGGTCGCACTCCGGGCAGTGGGGTTCGCCGGCGCGGCCGTAGAGCAGACGCAGGTAGTCCTGGATCTCGGTGACCGTGCCCACCGTGGAGCGGGGGTTGTGGCTGGTGGATTTCTGGTCGATCGAGATCGCCGGTGACAGGCCCTCGATGGCATCCACATCGGGCTTGTCCACCTGGCCCAGGAACTGGCGGGCATAGGCGGAGAGGCTCTCCACGTAGCGGCGCTGGCCCTCGGCGAAGATCGTGTCGAAGGCCAGGGAGCTCTTGCCGCTGCCGCTCACGCCGGTGAACACCACCAGGCGGTTGCGCGGGATGGTGAGATCGACGTTGCGGAGGTTGTGCTGGCGGGCGCCCCGCACCCGGATCACATCCTCCAGAGTGCCGCCGCCCTGAAGCGCCTGGAGTGCGGCCTTCTCGTTCAGCTTGGTGGCCGTAGCGGCACTCTTGGCACGGGGCATGCGGCAGCCTGGAGAACGTCGGATTCTAGAAGCGACGCCCTCGCCGCAACGCCGGCGGCCTCAGCGGTCAGCCACCGCTTCGTAGCCCCGGGGCAGCATGTTCCAGTCGGGGCTGTAGACGTGCAGGCGCCGGGTCGGCTGGCCCTGATGCTCGAACAGCAGCTCGGCGTGGGCCCAGGCCATGGCACTGCCGGCCAGATTGCGCACCTGGAAGCCCTGCTGCTGCAGCTGCTGACCGTACAGACCGCTGCGCAGCCCGATCGTGCAGTAGGGCACCACCAGGCTGGAGCGGTGGCGCTGGGGGTTGGCCTCGAACTCCTCCTGGCTGATGGCGCCGGGCAGGGTGGACACCTGGCGCTCCCTCGGTTCGCGTACATCCACCAGCACCAGGGGGCGTCCTGCAGCGCGCCACTCCTGCACCTGGGCGGGGGTGATGTCAGGCACGGCGGCAAACTGCATCAGGCGCAGGCTCTGGTAGCGACCTTCAAGGCTGAGGGCCTGGCGGGCATCGTGGCCGCAGCCGGCCAGCACCAGCACGCTCAACGCCGCCAGGGCCGGGGCCAGCAGGTCGAGGCGTGCCATGGGGGAGCTCCGGTTCAGGTGGCGGCCACGACGGGACGGCGCTGCATCACCTCCGCCACCAGCTCCTCGCTGCGCTGCCACAGCCGCTGCCGCTGGCTGGCGTCGAGGGCGGCCGGGGCCACCCGCACCGCCGTGGGCCAGCCCCGCATGCCGCCCCACTGGTCGGGGCCGTAGTGGCCGCCAGGGCTGGCATCGGCCGCGGTGGCGGCATAGAGCTGGGGGAGGGCGCCCATGGCCGCACTCTGGAACAGGGGGCCCATCAGCCGGTAGGCCAGCGGCTCGATCCGCGAGCCACTGGCCGCCACCGAGGCGGGCTGCAGATTGGTGCGGGCCACGCCGGGGTGGGCCGCCAGGGAGATCACCTCCGAGCCCTCCGCCTCAAGCCGCTGCTGCAGTTCGAGGGCAAACATCACGTTGGCGAGCTTGCTCTGGCCGTAGGCCTGCCAGCGGTCGTAGTGCTGCTCGCCCTGCAGGTCGTCGAAGGCGATGCGACCGAAGTACTGGGCACCGGAGGTGACCGTGACCACCCGGGCATCCCGCTGGGCCCGCATCAGCGGCAGCAGCCTCTGGGTGAGGGCGAAGTGGCCGAGGTGATTGGTGCCGAACTGGAGCTCGAAGCCATCGTGGCTGAGGCTGCGGGGCAGGCCCATCACGCCAGCGTTGTTGATCAGCAGATCCAGGCGCCCGTAGCGCTCGCCCAGCTGCTCAGCCGCCGCGGCCACGGCGTGCAGATCGGCAAGGTCAAGGCAGAGCACGTCCACGGCCCCGCCCTCGGCCACCGCGGGCAGCAACTCCTGCCGGGCGCGCTCGGCCCGGGCACTGGAACGGCAACCGAGCACCACCAGAGCCCCCCGGGCCAGCAGGGCCCGGGCCGTCTCCAGGCCCAGGCCACTGCTGGCACCCGTCACCAGGGCAACGCGACCCGACTGGTCCGGGATGTCAGTGGCGGTCCAGGGCATGGGGGCCGGCGGGCAAAGCACAAATGTAAAGAATTTCCAGAGGCGGGCGCCGACTCGGGCCCTCAGCCTTCGCTGCCGCGCTGCGCGGCACTGCCTTGCTGCAGCAGGCTCGCCGCGTAACTGCGGGCCTCACCGCCCTCCCCGCCGGCCAGTTCCGCCAGTTCCGCCTGGCGGGCCTGAGTGTCCCGCAGAAGGGACACCCGGGTGTGGGTCATGCCGGCCACCACCTCCTTGGACACCTGGAAGTGGTGGTCTGCAGCCGCTGCCACCAGGGGTTGGTGGGTGACGCAGAACACCTGCCGCTGGCGGGCCAGGCGCCGCAGCAGGGAGGCCATGGCACCGCTGACCCGGCCGCTGACGCCGCTGTCGATCTCATCGAACAGCAGGGTGACGTGGGCATCGGCCGCCGCCAGGCAGGTTTTGAGCGCCAGCAGAAAACGACTCATCTCCCCCCCGGAGGCCACCTCCGCCAGGGGTGCCAGAGGCTGGCCCGGGTTGGCGGAGAACAGAAACTGCACGCGGTCGGCACCGGCCTCACCGGGTTCGGCGGCCTCAATCGCCGCGCTGAAGCGCACGTTGGCCAGCCCCATCGGCCGCAGGGCCTCGAGCATCTCGCCATCGAGGCTGGCCGCAGCCCGGCGCCGCTCCTCGCTCAGCGCCCGGTGGGCGGCATCGCGGCGGCGGCGCGCCTCCAGCTCCCGGGCCTCCAACGCCTCCAGGGAGCTGCCCCGGCCCGAGGGGGAGAGCCGTTCGCCCAGGCGATCGCGCAGGGCGATCAATCCTTCCAGGTCCTGCCCATGGCGGCGTTCGAGACTCTTGAGCGCGTGGATGCGGCTCTGGAGGGTGGCCAGGCTGGCCGGATCGCTCTCCAGCAAACCGCCATAGCGATCGAGGTCACGCACCAGCTCCTGGGTGAGCAGCAGAAGCTCCGCCGCCCGGCCGCGCAGCTCGGCGAGAGAGCCATCGCACTGCTCCATCGCCTGCCACTCCGGCTCACAGGACGCCAGGTGATCCAGCACGGAAGGGGCGCCCTCAGCGCCCTCGAGCAGCCGGCCCAGCAGGGTCATCACGCCCTCCTGCAGCCGCACTCCATGGGCCAGTCGGTCCTGTTCCCTCTCGAGGCGCTGGCGCTCGGTTGGATCCTCGAGGCCAGCCGCCTCCAGCTCGGCCAGGCACGCCTGCTGGCCCGCTCGCTGTTGCTGCTGCTGCTCGGCGGCCTGCCGCGCCAGCTCCAGGGCCGTGAGGGCCTGCTTCCAGTCACGCCAGGCCGTGGCTGCGGCCGCCAGGGTCTGCTGCAGGCTCGGGCCGCCGAAACGGTCGAGCCAGCGCCGTTGCTGACCAGGACGGGCCAGCTGCTGGGTCTGGCCCTGCACGGTGAGGTCGAGCAGCAGGGGGCGCAGCTCCTGCAACTGGGAGCGGTTGATGGCCACACCGTTGAGCCGGTGGCGGCTGCTGAGCCTCCCCTCGCTCCAGCGCCACTCTCTGGCCAGCACGATCTCGTCCTCGTCGGCCTCCTCCAGCTCCTGGGCCGCCAGCCAGAGCTCGAGGGGAGGGGAGAGTGAAAAGCAGGCCTCGATGCGGGCCCGGGTCGAGCCGGAGCGCAGCAGCCGCGTGGCCGAGCCGCCAGGGGAACCCCCCAGCAGGGCATCGAGGGCATCGAGCAGAATCGACTTTCCGGCACCGGTTTCACCGGTGAGCACGGTGAGGCCGGAGCTGAAGCCAAGCTCGAGCTGCTCAATCAGGGCGATGTTCTCCAGGCGCAGGGCCGTGAGCACGCAGCCTCCGTGGATGGCACCGAAGAGCCGGCACCCAGTGAAGGCCCCGACCGTAGCGGCTGGTTCAGTGCTTTAGAAGGGGAACAGATTTCGCGGCAGTCGGCGGCCATGGTGAGCAGTCGCCCGGACACGGTGCAAGGGCCTCCCGAACCGGTGGGCATGCGGTCGGATCCAACGGGCCCTGCCCCGGAGATCACGCCACCCCCCACCGCCATCGAACAGGCGGCAGCGGCCATGCGCCAGGCGGTGCAGGCCGACCCGGAACCGGGCCCGGAGGGGCTGGCGGCATCCACGGGCGAGCTCAGCGATTTCATCGAGGCCGCCGGGCTGCTCACCTACGACCCGGCCACGATCAGCCGCATCTACGCCGGCCATCCCCAGCGGCTGATCCGACGCCTGCTGCAGACGCTTGTGCCCATCGGCCTGTTTCTGGCCGGGGTGGGGATCGATTGGCTGCTGGGACGGCTGAGGAATCTTGAGGTGGCCCGCTCTCGGGCCAGTGAAGCCGCCGACCTGATCGCCTCCCTAGGGCCAGCCTTCATCAAGGCCGGCCAGGCCCTCTCCACCCGGCCCGACATCGTGCCGCCGCTGTTGCTCGAGGAGCTGGCCCAGCTCCAGGATCAGCTGCCCGGCTTTGACTCGGCCCTGGCCATGGCCTGCATCGAGGACGACCTCGGCGCTCCTGTGCACACCATCTACGCCCAGCTGGAACGGGAGCCGATCTCGGCGGCGTCCCTGGGCCAGGTGCACCGCGGCACCCTGCACAGCGGTGAGCGCGTGGCCGTGAAAGTGCAGCGTCCTGGGCTGCGGGAGCAGATCACGCTCGATCTCTACATCGTGCGCAATATTGCCGCCTGGATCAACCGCAATGTGGGTCTGATCCGCAGCGATCTGGTGGCCTTGATCGACGAGCTCGGCCAGCGGGTGTTCGAGGAAATGGATTACTGCAATGAAGCCAGCAATGCCGAGCGCTTCGCCAAGCTCCATCGTCACAATCCGCGTATCGCGGTACCCCGCATCTACCACCAGGCCACCAGCCGCAGGGTGCTCACGATGGAGTGGATCGACGGCGTGAAGCTCACCAACCTGGAGGCGGTGCGCAGCATCGGCATGGACCCCGATGACATGGTGGAGGTGGGTGTGAACTGCAGCTTGCAGCAGTTGCTGGAGCATGGTTTCTTCCACGCTGATCCCCATCCCGGCAACCTGTTGGCCCTGGCGGATGGGCGCCTCGCCTACCTGGATTTCGGCATGATGAGTTCGGTGAGTCGGGAAGCTCGAACCGGCCTGATTCAGGCCGTGGTGCATCTTGTGAATCGAAACTTCGGCAAGCTCTCCCAGGATTTTGTCAGCCTTGGCTTTCTGGCTGAGGATGTCAATCTCGAGCCTATTGTGCCCGCCTTTGAGGGCGTGTTCGGCCAGGCGATTGAGATGGGAGTCAGCCGTATGGATTTCAAGGCTGTCACCGACGATCTCTCCGGTGTGATGTACAAGTTCCCGTTTCGGGTTCCTCCCTACTACGCCCTGATCATCCGCTCACTGGTGACCCTTGAAGGCATCGCTCTGAGCGTGGATCCCGACTTCAAAATTCTCGGTGCCGCCTACCCCTACTTCGCCCGGCGACTGATGGAGGATCCCGATCCCCAGCTGCGCAGCAGCCTCAAGGAGATGCTCT is a genomic window of Cyanobium sp. NS01 containing:
- the recN gene encoding DNA repair protein RecN, with the translated sequence MLTALRLENIALIEQLELGFSSGLTVLTGETGAGKSILLDALDALLGGSPGGSATRLLRSGSTRARIEACFSLSPPLELWLAAQELEEADEDEIVLAREWRWSEGRLSSRHRLNGVAINRSQLQELRPLLLDLTVQGQTQQLARPGQQRRWLDRFGGPSLQQTLAAAATAWRDWKQALTALELARQAAEQQQQQRAGQQACLAELEAAGLEDPTERQRLEREQDRLAHGVRLQEGVMTLLGRLLEGAEGAPSVLDHLASCEPEWQAMEQCDGSLAELRGRAAELLLLTQELVRDLDRYGGLLESDPASLATLQSRIHALKSLERRHGQDLEGLIALRDRLGERLSPSGRGSSLEALEARELEARRRRDAAHRALSEERRRAAASLDGEMLEALRPMGLANVRFSAAIEAAEPGEAGADRVQFLFSANPGQPLAPLAEVASGGEMSRFLLALKTCLAAADAHVTLLFDEIDSGVSGRVSGAMASLLRRLARQRQVFCVTHQPLVAAAADHHFQVSKEVVAGMTHTRVSLLRDTQARQAELAELAGGEGGEARSYAASLLQQGSAAQRGSEG
- a CDS encoding LCP family protein, which translates into the protein MSQAQQVPPHHEAREPGRLTVLGQRRRGVGTPKEGTPGRRRRLPLIPFSVGLACGVAMAGPLPGLMSQALGPWLNAPKEQLATIVNPFANGNRQVLVLGTDRVADNTDVMFILQVKDGSTQLTQVPRDTFVESEDLGVIKANALYAFGGIDTTKRELGRLLDRPVERYLRVNLRAVERLAEALGGIEVDVPKRMYYIDNAQGLYIDLYPGPQLLRGESLEGFLRYRNDELGDLGRMQRQKLVLSEVFRKLIQPSGFSRVPELAEIAGDDIQTDLSLIEMGQLVSAMAATPSLTSAQVPGRLFWHNDLSYWMPDSNVNYPAPVDDLPSHSLDDFPSHTLSERSSASGQGAYDNPAF
- a CDS encoding rhodanese-like domain-containing protein produces the protein MARLDLLAPALAALSVLVLAGCGHDARQALSLEGRYQSLRLMQFAAVPDITPAQVQEWRAAGRPLVLVDVREPRERQVSTLPGAISQEEFEANPQRHRSSLVVPYCTIGLRSGLYGQQLQQQGFQVRNLAGSAMAWAHAELLFEHQGQPTRRLHVYSPDWNMLPRGYEAVADR
- a CDS encoding alpha/beta fold hydrolase; the protein is MLRRFLPALASLPLLLGAAPVRAIDEVVLQLPLIDFGFTVRLSEFENPERFWAGTSDLAELNRATNGAVDRQMRAIFDTPLPVQTRDVVSQAAGSPLLQQVLLAASALGQVDGLPLDASGQELTEVLNRASTDGQITLYTLLRAIPGESVTVDLPGAVASLQRLTRQQSQARALVESVPAASVAPARSAPGSRPVRRRVRTMAAPHRDTPLEVVLVEPSSGANGRVVVISHGLWDSPEAFEGWASHLASHGYSVALPNHPGSDATQQKAMLSGQTPPPGPEELRLRPLDVSAVIDGMEASRVVVLGHSWGATTALQLAGTQPSSRLLLERCDDLGDPERNISWVLQCSFLSSADQASLADPRVIAVMAVSAPASLLFDYGAGAGMQARALVVTGSRDWVVPPDPEALDLVPPVLRFGHQLVAADGGDHFNLRAEAGGNGGPLRGLVLAWSDAAFAAGAAAKPALQAPPLLGPGGWGNTDIPLILMPSPTP
- a CDS encoding AarF/ABC1/UbiB kinase family protein, yielding MRQAVQADPEPGPEGLAASTGELSDFIEAAGLLTYDPATISRIYAGHPQRLIRRLLQTLVPIGLFLAGVGIDWLLGRLRNLEVARSRASEAADLIASLGPAFIKAGQALSTRPDIVPPLLLEELAQLQDQLPGFDSALAMACIEDDLGAPVHTIYAQLEREPISAASLGQVHRGTLHSGERVAVKVQRPGLREQITLDLYIVRNIAAWINRNVGLIRSDLVALIDELGQRVFEEMDYCNEASNAERFAKLHRHNPRIAVPRIYHQATSRRVLTMEWIDGVKLTNLEAVRSIGMDPDDMVEVGVNCSLQQLLEHGFFHADPHPGNLLALADGRLAYLDFGMMSSVSREARTGLIQAVVHLVNRNFGKLSQDFVSLGFLAEDVNLEPIVPAFEGVFGQAIEMGVSRMDFKAVTDDLSGVMYKFPFRVPPYYALIIRSLVTLEGIALSVDPDFKILGAAYPYFARRLMEDPDPQLRSSLKEMLFDGEIFRWQRLDNLIASASRGASLDLDGLIDQVLDFLFSPHGGLLRQQLVDAVVQRIDGLAWQATLRLGQRLPPRFQPPGVRERPSPTAEEPLLDLEPVRQLAAILQSVPGFEPQLLLKRLPRVLGEPELRRMGLDVARGLAERGVVRLVRDVMVPPGLPGRTRPQAAPLKMA
- a CDS encoding oxidoreductase gives rise to the protein MPWTATDIPDQSGRVALVTGASSGLGLETARALLARGALVVLGCRSSARAERARQELLPAVAEGGAVDVLCLDLADLHAVAAAAEQLGERYGRLDLLINNAGVMGLPRSLSHDGFELQFGTNHLGHFALTQRLLPLMRAQRDARVVTVTSGAQYFGRIAFDDLQGEQHYDRWQAYGQSKLANVMFALELQQRLEAEGSEVISLAAHPGVARTNLQPASVAASGSRIEPLAYRLMGPLFQSAAMGALPQLYAATAADASPGGHYGPDQWGGMRGWPTAVRVAPAALDASQRQRLWQRSEELVAEVMQRRPVVAAT
- the uvrA gene encoding excinuclease ABC subunit UvrA → MPRAKSAATATKLNEKAALQALQGGGTLEDVIRVRGARQHNLRNVDLTIPRNRLVVFTGVSGSGKSSLAFDTIFAEGQRRYVESLSAYARQFLGQVDKPDVDAIEGLSPAISIDQKSTSHNPRSTVGTVTEIQDYLRLLYGRAGEPHCPECDRSIRPQSIDEMVDQILALPEGTRYQLLAPVVRGKKGTHVKLLGGLVAEGFARVRINGEVRELADNIELDKNHAHHIEVVVDRLVAREGIEERLNDSLRTALKRGDGLALVEVVPKTGEELPDGVERERLYSENFACPVHGAVMEELSPRLFSFNSPYGACPDCHGIGHLRTFTAQRVIPDPSLPVYAAVAPWAEKDNAYYFSLLYSVGEAFGFEIKTPWNQLSEEQQTVLLHGSKEPIAIQADSRYRKAQAYERPFEGILPILERQLRDASGEAVRQKLEKYLELVPCASCHGLRLKPEALAVRVGPFRIHELTSSSVGESLRRIEQLMGVGESEGAEPLLSPRQIQIGDLVLREIRMRLKFLLDVGLDYLSLDRPAMTLSGGEAQRIRLATQIGAGLTGVLYVLDEPSIGLHQRDNDRLLATLLKLRDLGNTLIVVEHDEDTIRAADHLVDIGPGAGVHGGRIVAEGQLQDLLEAPDSLTGAYLSGRRAIPTPAERRQGGSRRIALVGCERNNLDGFCVDVPLGRLVCVTGVSGSGKSTLVNELLHPALEHKLGLKVPFPAGLAELRGIKAIDKVIVIDQSPIGRTPRSNPATYTGAFDPIRQVFAATVEAKARGYQVGQFSFNVKGGRCEACSGQGVNVIEMNFLPDVYVQCDVCKGARYNRETLQVTYKGHTIAEVLQMTVEQAAEVFSAIPQAADRLRTLVDVGLGYVKLGQPAPTLSGGEAQRVKLATELSRRATGKTLYLIDEPTTGLSFYDVHKLMEVMQRLVDKGNSILVIEHNLDVIRCADWVIDLGPEGGDRGGSIVVCGTPEQVAEHPTSHTGHYLRHVLAQHPAEARAACAGAA